Genomic DNA from Paracoccus aminophilus JCM 7686:
CCTCGTTCTTCTGGGCGTGCTGCCCACGGTCGCCATGGCCTTCGCCGCCGCCATTCTGCTCGACGCATTGATCGAGCTTTCCCGGAAAAGCCGCAAAAAAGGCGCCACATCATGATCGAGATTACACATCTGTGCCGGGTTTACGGCAGTCTGGTCGCCGTCAATGACGTGTCCTTGACGATTGCAGATGGCGAGATCGTCGCGATTGTCGGGACCTCGGGCTCGGGCAAGACGACGCTCATGCGGATGATCAACCGGCTGGTCGAGCCGTCCTCGGGCTCGATCAAGATCGACGGGCGCGACAACCGCGAGATCCCGGCCGAGGAACTTCGCCGCGGCATCGGCTATGCCATTCAGGGCCACGGGCTCTTCCCGCACAAGACCGTGGGCGAGAATATCGCGACCGTCCCCAAGCTCTTGAAATGGGACGCAAATCGCATCAAGGCTCGGGTCGATGAGCTGCTCAAGATCTTCAACCTCGACCCCGCGATCTTTCGCGAGCGGATGCCGCATGAGCTTTCCGGCGGGCAGCAGCAGCGCGTCGGCGTTGCCCGCGCTTTGGCCGCGGAGCCGCCGATTTTGCTGATGGACGAGCCTTTTGGGGCGCTCGATCCGATCATCCGCGACAAGGCGCAGGCCGACCTTCTCGAGATCCAGCGCCGCTATGGCACGACCGTCGTCATCGTCACCCATGACATGGATGAGGCGATGCGGCTGGGCACCCGGATCGCGGTCATGGACAAGGGCCAATTGCAGCAATTTGCGACACCGGCCGAAATCATCGCCCATCCCGCGACGCCTTTCGTGCGCGAGCTTCTCGAATCCGGCGACCGCGCCTTGCGGCTTTTGTCGCTGCGCGATGTGGCCGAATTGATCGAGCCGGGCGACGCCGAAGGCAACCCGATTGACGCCGCGACCTCGCTGCGTTCCGCTTTGGCCGAATGCCTGTGGTCGGGCCGCGAGACCCTGCCGATCACCTCGGAGGGCCGCCTGATCGGCCGCATCCGCCGCTCGGAAATCGAGCGCGCCGCGCGGTTCGACAACTTTGAAGGGGCGCAGAGATGAGCCGAGGAGGCGCGCTTATCCGTTTGTCTTTGCTTGCTTTTCTTCTGGCGCTGCTTGCCGCGCCGGAACGCTTCGGCTGGCTGTTCAATTGGCTGACCAAAAACGGCCAGCCCGCGATCTATACGCAGACGCCGCTCTGGCAACTGACGCTGAACCATCTCGGGCTGGTGCTGATCGCGGTGACCTGCGCGGGCATCGCCGGGGTCGGTTTCGCGATCCTGACGACGCGGCCCTCGGGGCGCGAGTTCCTGCCGCTCTCGCGTTCGATCGCCAATCTCGGCCAAACCTTCCCGCCGGTCGCGGTGCTGGCGCTTGCGGTGCCGATCTTCGGCTTTGGCTCAAAACCGACATTGATCGCGCTGTTTCTTTATGCGCTGCTGCCGGTTTTCGAGACCGCGCTGACCGGCCTTTCGACCCTGCCCGCGCAGGTTCTGGACGCCGGACGCGGCACCGGCATGACGCGCGGCCAGCGGCTCTGGCAGATCGAATTGCCCCTGAGCCTGCCCGCGATCCTCTCGGGCCTCCGGCTTGCGACGATCATTTCGCTGGCGACCGCGACCATCGGCTCGACCGTCGCCGCGCAGACTTTGGGCGAGGTCATCATGGCGGGGCTCATGGCCAATAATACGGCGTTCGTTTTGCAAGGCGGCCTGATCGTCGGCCTGCTCGCGATCCTGATCAACGACGCCTTCCGCATCGCCGAACGCCGCGCTGCCCGCAAGGCCGGCTGGCGCGGGGCGGAGCTTTAGGCCACCCCGCCGCGACAAGCAAAAAGGCCCGGAGAAAGCTCCGGGCCTTGTGCGTTTTGGGGCCGCCTCAGATCCCGGCAATCGCCGCGCCAACCATGGCGGCAAATCGTTCCGTCGTCGGCGACAGCGTGAACCCACGGCGGCAGACGAAAAGGATCTGGCGCGAGAGCTCGGCATCGGCGATCGGGCGGCTGTCGACCTCGGGATCGATCACCACCTCGCGCGCCGCACCCGGCAGGATCGCCACGCCCAGCCCGGCGCGGACCATGGCGACGGCGGTGGCCATGAAGGCGACCTCGACGCTGATGCGCGGCTTGACCCCAAGCTTCGCCGCCGCCGCATCCAGCGTCGTGCGCACGCTGGTCGAGGCGTCCATCATCACAAGCGGCTGCTCGATCAACTCGCTCAGCGACAGCGCCTCCCGCGCGGCATAGGGGTGACCCAGCGGAAAGACCACATGGAGCTGCTGGACACCGCTTTGCAGCACCTCGAGATCGCCGGGCAGATGCGGCCCGCCGCTGACGCCCAGATCGCATTCCCCGCGCTGGACCAGCTCGAAAACCCGGCTCGCGACGACATCGCTCACATGGATATGGGCCTGCGGCTGGAGGCTGCGAAAGTCGAGGATCAGCCGCGGCAGCACCCCGGTCGCGAAGGATGGCAGCGAGGCGATGCGCGTCACGCCCCCGCCCTCGCGGATCTCCTGAATGTCCGAAAGCGTCGCATCCATTTCGCGCATCAGCCGTTGCAGCGAGGGCAGGATCGCGCGGCCAAAGCCGGTGAGCTGGACCGAGCGGTTGTCGCGGTCATAGATGCGCTGGCCGAGCATCTCTTCGAGATTTCGGATCTGCACCGTGAGGGCGGGCTGCGAGATATTCAGCTCATCCGCCGCCCGGGTGAAGCTGAGGGTGCGGGCAAGCGCTACGGCGGCATGGATCTGGCGGAGGCTTGGCGTCATAATCAAAACGTATCACTGCGATCAAATAGTTTCAATTTACTTATCAAGAGCACCGCTCCAATTTGCCCCCAATCCGCCCTTCCGGGGGCCAGACGAGGCAAGTGACACGATATGCGGACCATTCGACTCGGCGCGGGTGCCGGCTATTCCGGCGACAGGATCGACCCCGCCGTCGATCTGGTCCGGCGCGGTGCGCTGGATTATCTGATCTTTGAATGTCTGGCCGAACGCACCATCGCGCTGGCGCAGCTCGAGCGGCGCCGCGATCCCGAAAGCGGCTTTGATCCGCTGCTCGTGCGCCGCATGGAGGCGATCCTGCCCGAGGCCGCGCGCCGCGCAACCCGGATCATCACCAATATGGGCGCAGCCTCGCCGCGCAAGGCGGCCGAGCGGGTCGCAGAGGTCGCCCGCGATCTCGGGTTGAGCGGCCTCAAGATCGCCGCGGTCGATGGCGATGACGTGCTCGAGACCGTGCTTGGCGGCGATTGGCCGGTGCTGGAACATGAGGCGCGCGTCGCGGATTACCGCGCCCGGATAATCTCGGCCAATGCCTATCTGGGCGTCGGCGGCATCCTGAGCGCGCTTGCACAGGGCGCGGATGTCATCATCACCGGCCGCGTCGCCGATGCCGCGCTTTATCTCGCGCCGATGATTCATGAGTTCGGCTGGGCGCTTGGCGATTGGGACCGGCTGGCCCAGGGCACCCTGGTCGGGCATCTCCTGGAATGCGCGGGCCAAATCAGCGGCGGCTATTTCGCCGATCCTGGGGTCAAGGATGTGCCGGGGCTCGACCGGCTGGGCTTTCCCTTGGCCGAGGTCTCGGCAGATGGCACGGCGGTCATCACGAAGCTGCCCGAGACCGGCGGGCAGATCTCGCTTGCGACCTGCAAGGAGCAGCTTCTCTATGAGGTCCATGACCCCGAAAGCTATTTGCAGCCGGATCTGGTCGCGGATTTCTCGAGCGTCGAGATGGAAGAGCTTGGCCCCGACCGCATCCGCATCAGCGGCGCGCGTGGCAAGGCGGCGACCGGGCTGCTCAAGGTCTCGATCGGCTATGAGGACAGCTGGCTTGGCGAGGGGCAGATGTCTTATGGCGGCGTCTCGGCCGTCGGGCGCGCGCGGCTTGCGCAAGAGATCATCCGCCAGCGCCTCGCCCAACATGGCGCGGGCATTCAGGAGCTGAAGACCGATCTGATCGGGCTTGACGCGCTTGGCGCGCGCCCGAACCCGACCGAGCCCCCAGAAGTCCGGCTGCGCGTCATCGGCCGCACCGCCACCGAGGCCGAGGCGCGGCTGATCTGCGAAGAGGTTGAGGCGCTTTACACCAACGGCCCCGCAGGCGGCGGCGGCGCGCGCAAATCCGTCACCCATCTTATCGGCGTCATCTCGACCCTGATCCCCGAGGCAAGGGTGGTTCCCGCCGTCACCATGTTGGAGAGCCTGTGATGATCTTGCGAGAGATTGCTCATTCACGTGCGGGTGATAAGGGAAATACCTCGAATATTTCTGTCATCGCCTACCGCCCCGAGGATTACGCGCTGCTCTGTCAGGAGGTCACCGTCGCCCGCATCCGCGCGCAGCTGAGCCAGTTCCAGCCCGGCCTGATCCGGCGCTATGAGCTGCCGCGTCTGGGCGCGCTGAATTTCGTGCTCGAGGGCGTGTTGGGCGGCGGCGTGACCCGCTCGCTTGCGCTCGACACCCATGGCAAAAGCCTCTCGTCCTTTGTTCTCGAAATGGAAATCCCCGCACCCGCCGCGGCCCCCTGCGCCGCCGGTCCGAACTCTGAGGAAGTGATCCGATGACCCTGCCGAACTCCCCCGAGGCGCGCGATATCGCGGCCCATCTTCACCCCTATACCAATGCGAAAAAGCATCTCGAGATCGGGCCGATGATGATCGAGAGCGGTCAGGGCGTCTATGTCGAGGATCGCACGGGCAAGCGCTATCTGGAGGCCATGGCCGGACTGTGGAGCGTGAATGTCGGCTTCAACGAGCCGCGTCTGATCGAGGCGGCGACCGCGCAGATGCGCAAGCTGCCCTATTACCACACTTTCGGGCACAAATCGCACGGGCCTGCCGTTGATCTGGCCGAAAAACTGGTCGGCATGGCGCCGGTTCCGATGAGCAAGGCCTTCTTTACCAATTCCGGCTCGGAAGCCAATGACACGGCGATGAAGATGATCTGGTATCGCGCCAATGCGCTTGGCCAGCCTCAGCGCAAGAAGATCATCGCCCGCGATCGCGGCTATCACGGCGTCACCATCGCCTCGGCCAGCCTGACCGGCCTGCCCGCCAACCATGCCTCTTTCGATCTGCCGATTGCGGGCGTTCTGCACACCGGCAGCCCGCATTTCTGGCGCGACGCCCATCCCGGCGAAAGCGAGGAGGAGTTCTCGACCCGTCGCGCCGCAGAACTCGCCGCGCTGATTGAGGCCGAGGGCCCTGAAACCATCGCCGCCTTCTTTGCCGAGCCGATCATGGGCGCGGGCGGCGTGATCGTGCCGCCGCAAGGCTATTGGCCGAAAATTCAGGAGGTCCTGCGCCGCTATGACATCCTTTTCGTCGCCGATGAGGTCATTTGCGGCTTTGGTCGGACTGGCCATATGTTTGGCTCTCAAGCCTTTGATCTGACGCCGGATATGATGACTCTGTCGAAGGGACTCTCCTCGTCCTATCTGCCGATTTCGGCGCTGCTGGCCAATGACAAGGTGCTCGCGCCGATCATCGAGGAAAGCGACCGGATCGGCACCTTCGGTCATGGCTTTACTGCGGGCGGCCATCCGGTGGCGGCGGCGGTTGCGCTCGAATCCATCGCGGTTATCGAGGAGCGCGATCTCGTCGGCAATGCCGCGCGCACCGGCGCCTATCTGCATCAGCGCCTGAGCGCCCTCGCCGATCATCCGCTGATCGGCGAGACCCGGGGGCTCGGCCTGATCGGCGCGGTCGAACTCGTGGCCGACAAGGCGGCGCGCAAGGCGCTGGAGAAGCCCGGCCAGCTTGGCGCGGCGGTCAATGCGCGGCTTCTCGAGCGCGGCGTCATCACCCGCAATATGGGCGACGCTTTGGCCTTTTCGCCGCCGCTCATCATCACCGAGGCGCAGATCGACGAGCTGGTGGAGGCGCTGACCGGCGCGCTCGACGATACGCTGGCGGATCTGCCGCGCTGATCGCGCCCGGGATCCTTGGCCAACATAACCGGGGCAAAGCCCCCAATCAGGGAGAGAGACATGAAGACCGTGACAAGCACCGGCATTTTGCTGGCCTGCGCCGCATTGGCATCCGCCGCCCCCGCTTTCGCCGATGACGTGACCGTCGTCTCTTTCGGCGGCACCTATCAGGATGCACAGCGCGCGGTGATGTTCAAACCCTTCGAGGCCGCTTCCGGCATCAAGGTCACCGAGGAATCCTGGGATGGCGGTATCGGCGTGCTGAATGCCAAGGCCAAAAGCGGTACGCCCGATTGGGATGTCGTGCAGGTCGAGGCCGAGGATCTGGCGCTTGGCTGCGCCGACGGGCTCTTCGAAAAGCTCGATTGGGCGGCGCTTGGCGGCAAGGACAAGTTCCTGCCCATGGCGGTCAGCGATTGCGGTGTGGGCACGGCAGTCTGGTCGATGGCGATTGCCTATGACGGGGCCACGACCACGAAAGCGCCGCAGTCTTGGGCGGATTTCTGGAATGTCGCCGACTTCCCGGGCAAGCGCGCCCTGCGCAAGGGCCCGAAATACACGCTCGAATTCGCGCTTCTTGCCGATGGCGTGCCTGCGGATCAGCTTTACAAGGTGCTGGCCACGCCCGAAGGCGTTGACCGTGCCTTCGCCAAGCTCGACGCGCTGCGCCCGAACCTGATCTGGTGGGAGGCCGGTGCCCAGCCGCTTCAGTTCCTCGCCTCGGGCGAGGTCGCCATGACCTCGACCTTCAACGGTCGCATCACCGGGATCAACAAATCCGAGGGCAAGGATTTCCGGCTGGTCTGGCCGGGCAGCATGTATTCGGTCGACAGCTGGACGATCCTGCGCGGCTCGGCCCATCCCGAGGCGGCGCAGAAATTCCTGAGCTTCGCCACCGCCCCCGAGCAGCAAAGCAAGATGCCGGAATTCGTCGCTTACGGCATGACCAACCTCGCCGGGATCGAGAAAATCCCCGCCGATCTTCTGAAGGATCTGCCGACCGCGCCGGACAACATCCGCGACGCGATCGGGCTCGATACCGATTTCTGGGTCGACAACAACGAGGCTTTGACCGAGCGCTTCAACGCCTGGCTCGCCGAGTAAACCGAGACAAGACTGCCCGCGCCCGACCCGGCGCGGGCCAGATGCTGACAGACGCGGGAGGGGCGAAAGATGGCGGATCCATACATCAGCTTCATCAATGTCGAGAAAGCCTTTGGCGCGCATCGCGTCATCCACGGGCTTGATCTCGGCATCGGCAAGGGCGAATTCGTCAGCCTGCTCGGGCCCTCGGGCTCGGGCAAGACCACGCTTCTGATGATGCTCGCGGGTTTTGAAAGCGTGACCTCGGGCGAGATCCATGTCGGTGGCGCCCGCGTCGATCAGACCCCGCCCCATCAGCGCAATATGGGCGTGGTTTTCCAGAATTACGCGCTGTTTCCCCATCGCACGGTTGCCGAAAATCTGGGCTTTCCCTTGCGGATGCGCGGCGTTGCCCGCGCCGAGATCCGCGCCCGCGTCGCCCGCGCGCTCGAGATGGTCGAGCTCAGCGCCATGGCCGAGCGTCGCCCCCATCAGCTCTCGGGCGGCCAGCAACAGCGCGTGGCCTTGGCCCGCGCGCTCGTCTATGAGCCGAGCGTCATCTTGATGGACGAGCCGCTTGGCGCGCTCGACAAGCAGCTGCGCGAGAAGATGCAGCTCGACATCCGCGCGCTGCACGCGCGCCTTGGCCTCACGATCATTCTCGTGACCCATGACCAATCCGAGGCGCTGACCATGTCGGACCGGATCGCGGTCTTCAACGCGGGCCGGATCGCGCAAATCGGCAGCCCGGCCGAGATCTATGACCGACCCGCGACCCAATTCGTCGCCGAATTCATCGGCGAGACCAATATGCTGACGGGTCGGCTTGGTCCCGGCGCCGAGCTCGCGCTGGCAAGCGGTCTTCGCCTGCGCGCGGGCCAGCCGCCCGATGCCCCGACCGGGCAGGATGTCACGCTCTGCATCCGGCCCGAGCGGATTTCGCTCTGGCCGAAAGGCGGCGCGCCAGACCAACCGAACCTGATTCCGGCGACGGTCAAGGACGCGATCTATCAGGGCGATCACCTGCGCGTTCATCTCGACGCGCCGGTTGGGCCGCTGATCGTGCGCGTCGATCGCAAGGCGGGCGCGCCGGTCATCGGCGCGGAGGTTCTGGCCGGATTTGCCCCAGATGATTGCTGGGTGCTGGCGAAATGAAGAGCCGTCTCGCCAGATTGCGCGCGCTTTTGCTGGTGCTGCCGCTTGCCGGGTTCATGCTGGTTTTCTTCATCGGCCCGCTGGTCTCGATGCTGTCGCTTTCGGTCTCGGACGGCTCGGCGCGCCATGTCATCCCGACGGTTGCCGAAAGGATCGCGGATTGGGACGGCGAGGCTGCGGGTCTGGGTGATCTGCAACGCGCGCTCGTCACCGATCTTGCCGCCAGCCCCGACGATCAGGCGGTCGGAGAGGTCGTGCGCCGCCTCAACAGCTCGAAAAGCGGCTTTCGCTCGCTCTTTGGCAAGACGCTGACGGCGGTGGCGACGGCGCCCGCCGAGAGTGTCGATCTGGCCGCGCTCGACAAGCGCTGGAACGATCCCGCCTATTGGCTGGTCATTCAGGACGCGCTCAATCCGCTCACCGACCGCTATCTGCTGGCCGCGCTGGATCTGCAACGCGACGCGGGCGGCCAGATCGCCGAGAAACCGGCAGGAGAGGCCGCGAACCGTGCGATCCTGCTG
This window encodes:
- a CDS encoding AtuA-related protein, which produces MILREIAHSRAGDKGNTSNISVIAYRPEDYALLCQEVTVARIRAQLSQFQPGLIRRYELPRLGALNFVLEGVLGGGVTRSLALDTHGKSLSSFVLEMEIPAPAAAPCAAGPNSEEVIR
- a CDS encoding ABC transporter permease, which produces MSRGGALIRLSLLAFLLALLAAPERFGWLFNWLTKNGQPAIYTQTPLWQLTLNHLGLVLIAVTCAGIAGVGFAILTTRPSGREFLPLSRSIANLGQTFPPVAVLALAVPIFGFGSKPTLIALFLYALLPVFETALTGLSTLPAQVLDAGRGTGMTRGQRLWQIELPLSLPAILSGLRLATIISLATATIGSTVAAQTLGEVIMAGLMANNTAFVLQGGLIVGLLAILINDAFRIAERRAARKAGWRGAEL
- a CDS encoding ABC transporter substrate-binding protein, yielding MKTVTSTGILLACAALASAAPAFADDVTVVSFGGTYQDAQRAVMFKPFEAASGIKVTEESWDGGIGVLNAKAKSGTPDWDVVQVEAEDLALGCADGLFEKLDWAALGGKDKFLPMAVSDCGVGTAVWSMAIAYDGATTTKAPQSWADFWNVADFPGKRALRKGPKYTLEFALLADGVPADQLYKVLATPEGVDRAFAKLDALRPNLIWWEAGAQPLQFLASGEVAMTSTFNGRITGINKSEGKDFRLVWPGSMYSVDSWTILRGSAHPEAAQKFLSFATAPEQQSKMPEFVAYGMTNLAGIEKIPADLLKDLPTAPDNIRDAIGLDTDFWVDNNEALTERFNAWLAE
- a CDS encoding acyclic terpene utilization AtuA family protein — encoded protein: MRTIRLGAGAGYSGDRIDPAVDLVRRGALDYLIFECLAERTIALAQLERRRDPESGFDPLLVRRMEAILPEAARRATRIITNMGAASPRKAAERVAEVARDLGLSGLKIAAVDGDDVLETVLGGDWPVLEHEARVADYRARIISANAYLGVGGILSALAQGADVIITGRVADAALYLAPMIHEFGWALGDWDRLAQGTLVGHLLECAGQISGGYFADPGVKDVPGLDRLGFPLAEVSADGTAVITKLPETGGQISLATCKEQLLYEVHDPESYLQPDLVADFSSVEMEELGPDRIRISGARGKAATGLLKVSIGYEDSWLGEGQMSYGGVSAVGRARLAQEIIRQRLAQHGAGIQELKTDLIGLDALGARPNPTEPPEVRLRVIGRTATEAEARLICEEVEALYTNGPAGGGGARKSVTHLIGVISTLIPEARVVPAVTMLESL
- a CDS encoding ABC transporter ATP-binding protein, whose translation is MIEITHLCRVYGSLVAVNDVSLTIADGEIVAIVGTSGSGKTTLMRMINRLVEPSSGSIKIDGRDNREIPAEELRRGIGYAIQGHGLFPHKTVGENIATVPKLLKWDANRIKARVDELLKIFNLDPAIFRERMPHELSGGQQQRVGVARALAAEPPILLMDEPFGALDPIIRDKAQADLLEIQRRYGTTVVIVTHDMDEAMRLGTRIAVMDKGQLQQFATPAEIIAHPATPFVRELLESGDRALRLLSLRDVAELIEPGDAEGNPIDAATSLRSALAECLWSGRETLPITSEGRLIGRIRRSEIERAARFDNFEGAQR
- a CDS encoding aspartate aminotransferase family protein gives rise to the protein MTLPNSPEARDIAAHLHPYTNAKKHLEIGPMMIESGQGVYVEDRTGKRYLEAMAGLWSVNVGFNEPRLIEAATAQMRKLPYYHTFGHKSHGPAVDLAEKLVGMAPVPMSKAFFTNSGSEANDTAMKMIWYRANALGQPQRKKIIARDRGYHGVTIASASLTGLPANHASFDLPIAGVLHTGSPHFWRDAHPGESEEEFSTRRAAELAALIEAEGPETIAAFFAEPIMGAGGVIVPPQGYWPKIQEVLRRYDILFVADEVICGFGRTGHMFGSQAFDLTPDMMTLSKGLSSSYLPISALLANDKVLAPIIEESDRIGTFGHGFTAGGHPVAAAVALESIAVIEERDLVGNAARTGAYLHQRLSALADHPLIGETRGLGLIGAVELVADKAARKALEKPGQLGAAVNARLLERGVITRNMGDALAFSPPLIITEAQIDELVEALTGALDDTLADLPR
- a CDS encoding LysR family transcriptional regulator, with product MTPSLRQIHAAVALARTLSFTRAADELNISQPALTVQIRNLEEMLGQRIYDRDNRSVQLTGFGRAILPSLQRLMREMDATLSDIQEIREGGGVTRIASLPSFATGVLPRLILDFRSLQPQAHIHVSDVVASRVFELVQRGECDLGVSGGPHLPGDLEVLQSGVQQLHVVFPLGHPYAAREALSLSELIEQPLVMMDASTSVRTTLDAAAAKLGVKPRISVEVAFMATAVAMVRAGLGVAILPGAAREVVIDPEVDSRPIADAELSRQILFVCRRGFTLSPTTERFAAMVGAAIAGI
- a CDS encoding ABC transporter ATP-binding protein, with the protein product MADPYISFINVEKAFGAHRVIHGLDLGIGKGEFVSLLGPSGSGKTTLLMMLAGFESVTSGEIHVGGARVDQTPPHQRNMGVVFQNYALFPHRTVAENLGFPLRMRGVARAEIRARVARALEMVELSAMAERRPHQLSGGQQQRVALARALVYEPSVILMDEPLGALDKQLREKMQLDIRALHARLGLTIILVTHDQSEALTMSDRIAVFNAGRIAQIGSPAEIYDRPATQFVAEFIGETNMLTGRLGPGAELALASGLRLRAGQPPDAPTGQDVTLCIRPERISLWPKGGAPDQPNLIPATVKDAIYQGDHLRVHLDAPVGPLIVRVDRKAGAPVIGAEVLAGFAPDDCWVLAK